The DNA region tctccactgatctcctgtagcatgttgggcacctaccgacctggagagttcattgttcagtgtcgtatctttttgaattttcatactgttcatggggttctcaggcaagaatagagaagtggtttgccattcccttctccagtggaccacgttttgtcagaactctccgccatgacccgtctgtcttgggtagccctacacggcatggctcatagtttcactgagttagacaaggctgtggttcatgagttagacaaggctgttgcctggagtaacaggggaatttggccttggaatacaaaatgaagcagggcaaaggctaacagagttttgccaagagaatgcattggtcatagcaaacaccctcttccaacaacacaagagaagactctacacatggacatcaccagatggtcaatattgaaatcagactgattatattctttgtagccaaagatggagaagctctatacagtcagcaaaaacaagaccgggagctgactgtggctcagatcataaaccccttattgccaaattcagacttaaattgaagaaagtggggaaaaccactagaccattcagttatgacctaaatcaaatcccttatgattatacagtgaaagtgagaaatagattcaagggattagatctgatagagtgcctgaagaactatggacagaggttcatgacattgtacaggaggcagggatcaagactatccccaagaaaaagaaatgtaaaaaggcaaaatggttgtctgaggaggccttagctgagaaaagaagagaagctaaaggcaaaggagaaaaggaaagataaacctatttgaatgcagagttccaaagaatagcaaggagagataagaaaactttcctcagtgatcaatgcaaagaaatagaggaaaacaatagaataggaaagactagagctctcttcaacaaaattagagatatgaagggaacatttcatgcaaagacacaTAGGCAAAGACACAAAAACATAAagggcacaatagaggacagaaatggtatggacctaacagaagcagatgataataagaagaggtggcaagaatacacagaagaactatacaaacatcccccccccccaaaaaaaaaaacccttcatgacccagataatgacaatggtgtgatcactcacctagagtcagacatcctggaatgcaaagtcaagcgggccttagaaagtgtcactatgaacaaagctagtggaggtgatggaattccagctgagctatttcaatcctaagagatgatgctgtgaaagtgctgcactcaatatgccagcaaatttggaaaactcggcagtggccacaggactggaaaaggtcagttttcattccaatcccaaagaagggcaatcccaaagagtgttcaaactaccacacgattacactcatctcacacgctagtaaagtaatgctcaaaattctccaagccaggcttcagcaatacgtgaaccatgaacttccagatgttcaagctggttttagaaaaggcagaggaaccagagatcagattgccaacatctgttggatcatagaaaaagtaagagagttccagaaaaaacatctacctctgctttattgactacaccaaagcctttgactgtcgaaaagcctttgacaaattgtcgaaaattcttaaaaagatggaaataccagactatcttacctgcctactgagaaatctgtatgcaagtcaagaagcaacagttagaaccagacatggaacaaccgactggttccaaattgggaaaggagtatgtcaaggctgtatattgtcaccctgcttatttaacttatatgcagagtacatcatgagaaacgctgggctggatgaagcaagaTTGCTTCCTCTGggaatggaatcaagattgctgggagaaatatcaataacctcagatatacagatgacaccacccttatggcagaaagcaaagaagaactaaaagtgaaaaaactaaaagtgaaagtgaaagaggagagtgaaaaagttggcttaaaactcaacattcaaaaaacgaagatcatggcatccggtcccatcacttcatggcaaacagatggggaaacaatggaaacagtgagagactttattttgggggctccaaaatcactgcagatggtgactgcagccatgaaattaaaagatgctttctccttgaagaaaggctatgaccaacctagacagcatactaaaaagtagagacattactttgccaacaaaggtccatctagtctaagctatggttttcccagtagtcatggatggatgtgagagttgaactataaagaaagctgagcgccaaagttCAAAAGAGGcacttttgaactgcggtgttggagaagactcttgagtgtcccttggactgcaaggagatccaaccagtcaatcctaaaggaaatcagtcctgaatattcattagaaggactgatgctaaagctgaaactccaatattttggtcacctgatgcgaagaactgactcattggaaaagaccctgatgctgggaaagattgagggcaacagaaggggacgacagagggtgatatggttggatggcatcaccgactcaatggacatgagtttgagcaagttccaggagttggtgatggacagggaggcctggcgtgctacattcctggggtcgcaagaagtcggacacaactgagcgaaggaactgaactgaactgagactgttgcccaccgggctcccctgtccctgggattttctaggcaagaatactggggtgggttgccattctcttctccaggggatctttctgacccagggatcaaacctgagtctcctgcatttgcagccggattctttagggctgagccacctgggaagcccatttgcttCTGCTACGTCcctcttaaaaagaaaaccaatggGGTGGGCTCTCAAGCTGAGACCCTGTGTGCACAGCCCTCAAGCTGGTGGCAGTGGAGAGGGGATGATGACAGGCCTGGGGGACATGACCCCAGAGAAGGAATGGGAACAGGACAAGTGAGAGGAGGTTCTAAATTATCCATTAGCACAGGCTGCCAGTGGTCCTTGCATAAATGTATAGAGCGCACAGGtggggggaaagggagagagagaagaggccaGGGTATAAAAAGGGCCCAGCAGGAACCAATCCCAGGATCCCAGGACCCAGTTCAGCAGACGACTCAGGGTCCTGTGGACAGCTCACCAGCTATGATGGTTGCAGGTAAGCTCACTAAAATCCCCTCCATTAGAATGTCCTAAAGGGGTGATGCGGGGGGCCCCGCCGATGGATGTGTCCACAGCTTTGGGTTTTAGGGCTTCCGAATGTGAACATAGGTATCTACCCCCAGGCATTTGGCCAAGTTTTAAAGGTTCTCAGTCCCTGGAGGGAAGGGCAGGCGGGGGCTGGCAGGAGATCAGGCGTCTAGCTCCCTGGGCCCCTCGGTCGCGGCCCTCCTGGTCTCTCCCTAGGCCCCCGGACCTCCCTGCTCCTGGCTTTTGCCCTGCTCTGCCTGCCCTGGACTCAGGAGGTGGGCGCCTTCCCGGCCATGTCCTTGTCCGGCCTGTTTGCCAATGCCGTGCTCCGGGCCCAACACCTGCATCAGCTGGCTGCTGACACCTTCAAAGAGTTTGTAAGCTCCCCAGGGATGCGTCctaggggtggggaggcaggaaggggtgaATCTGCACCCCCTCCACAGAGTGGGGGGACACTGGGGAGTTCAGGGGAATTTTATCCAAGTGAGGATGCGGTCAGGGGAGCAGAAACgggggtgtgtggggtggggagggttccGAATAAGGCAGTGAGGGGAACCTCGCACCAACTTAGACCTGAGTGGGCGTGTTCTTCCCCCAGGAGCGCACCTACATCCCGGAGGGACAGAGATACTCCATCCAGAACACCCAGGttgccttctgcttctctgaaaCCATCCCGGCCCCCACGGGCAAGAACGAGGCCCAGCAGAAATCAGTGAGTGGCCACCTAGGACCGAGGAGCAGGGGACCTCCTTCATCCTAAGGAGGCTGCCCCAGCTCTCCGCACCGGGCCTGGGGCGGCCTTCTCCCCGAGGTGGCAGAGGGTGTTGGATGGCAGTGGAGGGTGGTGGTTGATGGTGGTGGCAGGAGGTCCTTGGGCAGAGGCCGGCCTTGCAGGGCCACCCCAAGCCCGCGGCGCCCACCAACCACCTATCTGCCAGCAGGACTTGGAGCTGCTTCGCATCTCGCTGCTCCTCATCCAGTCGTGGCTCGGGCCCCTGCAGTTCCTCagcagagtcttcaccaacagTCTGGTGTTTGGCACCTCGGATCGCGTCTATGAGAAGCTAAaggacctggaggagggcatcctGGCCCTGATGCGGGTGGGGATGCCGTTGTGGGTCCCTTCCACCCTGGGGGCCATGCCCACCCTATCCTGGCTTAGCCCAGAGGTGGGCAACACGCAAGGACGGGGGGAGAGAGATCCCTGCTCTCTCTCTGTTCCTAGAAGTCCAGCCTTGACTCAGGAGAAACCTTTTCCCCTTTTGAATCCTCCCTCCTCGCCCTTCTCCAAGCCTAGAGGGGAGGGTGGAAAACAGAGCGGGCAGGAGGGAGCCGCTCCTGAGGGCCCTTcggcctctctgtctctccctcctttGGCAGGAGCTGGAAGATGGCACCCCCCGGGCTGGGCAGATCCTCAAGCAGACCTATGACAAATTTGACACGAACATGCGCAGTGACGACGCGCTGCTCAAGAACTACGGTCTGCTCTCCTGCTTCCGGAAGGACCTGCACAAGACGGAGACGTACCTGCGGGTCATGAAGTGTCGCCGCTTCGGGGAGGCCAGCTGCGCCTTCTAGTTGCCAGCCATCTGTTGTTTGTTACCCCTCCCCCATGCCTTCCTAGACCCTGGAAGGTGCCACTCCAGTGCCCACTGTCCTTCCCTAATAAAATGAGGTTGCATCACAATGTCTGAGTAGGGGTCATTCtattctggggggtggggtggggcagggcagcAAGGGGGAGGATTGGGAAGACAATAGCAGGGATCCTGTGGGCTCTATGGGTACCCAGATGCTGAATAATTGACCAGGTTCCTCCTGGGCCAGAAAGAAGCAGGCACATCCCCTTCTCGGTGACACACCCTGTCCATGTCCCTGGGCCTTCGTTTCAGCTCCACTCATAGGATACTCATAGCTCAGGACAGCTCCACCTTCAATCCCATCTGCTAAAGTACTTGGAGTGGTTTCTCCCTCCCTCAACAGCACTACCAAACCAAACCTAGCCCCCcaaaatgggaagaaatgagAGCAAGACAGGCCATTAAGTACAGAGGTAGAGAAAATGCCTCCAACGTGTGAGGAAGTAATGAGAGAAATCACAGAATTAGTTTTGTACAGAAATTTTAAGGTGACTACCCGCTCAGCCCAACTACCCTTGGGAAATGTgtatgtattagtcactcagtcgtgtccagctctttgcgaccccatggactgcagcccaccaggctcctctgtccatgggattctccaggcaagaatactggagtgggttgccattccccaggggatcttcccaacccaaggatcaaacccaggtttcctgcattgcagggagattctttatcctctgagccaccagggaagccctttgggaAATGGGAACCACGCAAAAATGGCTTTGGAACCAATAGGACCAGAATATTCGGGATCTGAACTGGGGCAAGGGAAGTGGAAGAGAGATTCTAAATGCAcatgtacatgctaagttgcttcagtcctgtccgactatttgcagccccatggactgcagcccgccaggctcctctgtccgtgggattctccaggcaagaatactggagtgggttgccatttcctcctccaggggatcttcccgacccagggatggaaccagtgtctcttatgtctcctgcattgacaggcgggttctttaccactagcgccacctgggaaacccaattcTAATTGAGGGGTTCCAAATTCAGTGCCAACAGGTGTCAGGTTGGTTATGTACATAAGTGGCAAGGTCTGCATGtgaagggagaaatagcaacTAGCCCTTAGCCTGCTTGTGAAGGGTACAGCACAAGAGGGGTGGGAACCAGGGCAACCTAAAGAACTCAGGCCCCAACTAAGGATGCAGCCCATCCAGCCTTGTTACATTGCCTTGTCCTGCATTCAGGACTGcaggaggactttcctggtggcccagtggttgagaatccacctgccgatgcaggggacacaggttcgatccctgacctgggaagattctacatgcctcagggcaacaaAGCCTGTACGTCACAACTACCAAAGCCCTCGCActgcactctgcaacaagagaagccactcaatgagaagcctgctcaccacaactagaaagtagagtagtccccactcactgcaactagagaaaaccctctTGCAGCAACCAacacccggcacagccaaaactaaatatattattttaataaaaagacctcaggggatttccctggtggttcagcttgTAAggttctgtgctcccaatggagggggcccatgttcaacccctggttggggaactagatccctcatgctgaaattaaagatcccaagtgctgcaacctgactcagccaaataaataatttttttttttttttttaaaaaaaagctcagGTGCAGGGGTGCCAGACCTTCTGATTCTTCGAGACAGGCAGGGTATCCAGACTTTCATGTAAAATTGAATATTTAAACGTTGGCAACTAATTcatattgaaaacattttaaggGCAAAATTTAATCCAACCACATTTGCTCTTCAAGCTGTCAGTGAGCAATTTGTTATTAGAGGAATGGATTGGGATAACTTGGAATAAGAGAAAGAATCAGGAAGACTTGGACTTGAACTTATGCTCAGGAAGAAATGACTTAACCTCCCTGAGACCCAGTTTGCTCACCtacaaaacagagataataatgTATTGCCTTATAAGGCTTGggtgaggagtaaatgaaataagGTTTCTAAAGTGATTGACACATTACAGCACTTAAGAAGCTTCAGCTGTTTTTGCGTTGAACTGTAGGGTGCTCTGTGTTTTTCCAAAGGAATGTTTAAATGCTCATTATTGAATCACATTCTGTTTCCCTAATGGCAActtgaatgtttcttttttctttctaaatacaCTTCAAAGGGCAGTTTTAAAGTGGTTTTTAGTCACCCAAGCACCTTGGCTAAGTAACTGGTGATCCACAAATTAATGCTTAGATGTTCAAAGTAACTctattttctgttaaattttaatttttatccattAAATTTTGCtcatatctttattatttctactttactACTCACTTtaagttttattctttaaaagctTTCTATATTCTTTAAGTGGATTTTTAGATTACCAACTTTAGAgctttattcttttcaaatataagaTTTAAAGGTATAAGTTTTCCTTTAATCAGTGCTTTAGCTACATGctacaaattttgatattttgtgaTTTCATTATCGAGTTcaagtattttccaaatttctttgaCTATGGCAATTTAGACTTATGTTGCTTAATTTCCAAGTATTTCAGGAACATAAACAAGTATCAAAGCATTTAACAATATTGAATTAATATGGAGGATGTCCTctaatgaaaattaagaaattaacaaCAAAGACGATTTTAGGGGAGGAAGCTTATTAACTTCCATAAGTACtgaaaaatgagttttaaaatctCCAACTAAAATTGCAGATtaatttatctcttcttttttttttctcttacgtGTTGTTATTTCTATCCATATTTGTAAAACATGATGTTACAAAATCAATAATTcttttacaatgaaaataatcAGCAAATCTTCCTAAAAAGCTTTTAGGAAGTTTTTACATGCTGTAATGAATTTTCTTCCAAATGGGACACACTTGTATTCACTTGGGATATCTTACATTTAGTCATTAATGTAAATATACTTGGGGAGTGGTTGAAAGTTGGAATAATCAGAATCCTGGAGCTCCATTTCTTAGCTCAGAAACCATCCCTCTGCTTCAGGTCAATCTTTAATTgtctgagtttatttatttatttattttttttaaacatttatttttattcatttggctgcatagagtcttagttgtggcatgtgggatctagttccctgaccagggatcgaacccagcccccctgtctcaggagcgcagagtcttagccactggaccaccagggaattcccagattgTCTGAGTTTAAAATCATGAACTTTTGgggacttcctttgtggttcagtggctaagaccccaagctccaaatgcagggggcctgggtttgatccctggtcagggaactagatcccacatgctgcaactaaaaagatcccacatgccacaactaagatgaataaataaataaactgcagccaaaataaataaatgaaaatcaggGAAGTTTGGATTTAGGAGGGCAtcacaggggcttccccggtggctcagcagtaaagaattcacctgcaatgcaggagccacagaagacaagggtttgatccctgggtctggaagatcccctggaggaaggcatggcaacccagtccagtattcttgcctggagaatccatggacagaggagcctgggggactacagttcatggagtcgcagagagtcggacatgactgaagcgacgtagcatgCATGCGCAGGGCCTCCTCCCAGGTCATCCTTCTTCCTTCTGATTTAGGATTCTTACGCTATGGTAGCTCTCACAGGTCATACTCAGTTGTGTTGCACTGGGGTCAAGGGAATCACTATTCATAAGGCAATTTATTCTATTAAACCCCTCAGGTTTCAGTAAAGTTTCTCTTATATTCAGCTGAAATCAATATCCCTGTAATGTCCCCCATTTGACTTTAGAATTATTTGCAGATCTCAAGGTCTTTAGAAGTTGATGTATTGAGCACAAATACTATTATCTA from Cervus canadensis isolate Bull #8, Minnesota chromosome 1, ASM1932006v1, whole genome shotgun sequence includes:
- the LOC122439621 gene encoding somatotropin is translated as MMVAGPRTSLLLAFALLCLPWTQEVGAFPAMSLSGLFANAVLRAQHLHQLAADTFKEFERTYIPEGQRYSIQNTQVAFCFSETIPAPTGKNEAQQKSDLELLRISLLLIQSWLGPLQFLSRVFTNSLVFGTSDRVYEKLKDLEEGILALMRELEDGTPRAGQILKQTYDKFDTNMRSDDALLKNYGLLSCFRKDLHKTETYLRVMKCRRFGEASCAF